The Patescibacteria group bacterium genome window below encodes:
- a CDS encoding DUF4215 domain-containing protein, translating into MKPHERKILKILFTLFLITSGFLFATTIFAQDFGVNEVGNEIALPTQDPRVVAAQIIRVALGFLGIVAVAIVLYGGFVWMTAAGNEERISKAKKILVNGVIGLIIIIFSFGITQFVLNRLMEATGITPGGGGGGGGGGGGGGGLPSDSFVIRGIQPNGAIPIRNVVVRVVFNKDVDATTLTGNLTVKKTTDGSLVDGTASASGTVVEFTPSANCPAPNEDRKCFDGDTEFTVEATTGLRSADGRNLVCGGLAPNCIANFTTGNLVDVTGPEVRITYPDPGQSVSADVIVSIEAHATDDAGVSYLEYFSNGGTLGTDAPSGPTPRDYSSIFDWDTTGIVAGSRHTLTAKAFDIDSNNTTSGGVDVIVRAAHCFNGSQDGDETGLDCGGADCGTCDGGSCTSGADCRSGTCIGGVCRTLPTITAVLPNDGAVGNYVTIYGEGFGDVLGQVYFNTVLAGSPACPASATWQNNQIIVVVPAGATDGPIKVVVPPPTGATAADYTDQTDDERGPVLPNFDVNDTSRPGICSITPDSGEPRFEVVVAGTQFGGTQGTSEILFGGTRAERVILWTATSIGAVVPLIAPATIPAQVVVGGQNSNPINFRVVATAAAPRILSFSPTHGPVGEYVTIFGANFGDATGQVFFKNALGADILAATDFPAACGADWWKNDQIIVKVPAGAVTDVLKITTAGTAGGQSDDTSDLTTSDFTVDIGTAGPGICKITLDNGPIDLPVRIDGERFGASALVNFYRATPATVTPIDGTEISTAVPTGAQTGPVNITSGGATGNSVNFIVQDCRAGAACPSGEQCCRDGSCAVACAAAAGRGYYFWQFSTGQLPIYPQVVESCSNPPPPPPSPSPWIGRDGGDRVCVNAEVRAHFTTKINSASINSENILVEECADQTCVARTIKPARALYPQHEAISSDRDGFVFQPATSWARNTWYQVTLKSDVAAGTGIKSCLGGVGCPDGGFFLDGDRDGVEGGDYVWQFKTRDSDETCAIGLVGVLPYEMTLTSVDATQDYNGLCYAAGDVCLTIDCSPYDWRWTSSDIIRAVVAISATPRTIATARAETEVGSPVRITGEIPSEIKSGSGNLTIDFTDPKVKDSWPNCSDACINAEIGAEFNTNMNRASVESAANVHLYIWKCGNGVLEPGEDCDDGNAVSGDGCSETCLNEGSNARYGSYCGNDRRETGEDCDGVPFPERCNRVTCLNEGNLGPNCGNGIIEEGEDCDGSPFPAGCNTITCLNEGTRPLTEVLPLGLSYNDTTKKLIIAPPAGTLFLPNTFYRAVISDDVTSASGVHLTDLNYPVGSPNSYSWSFKTKDDTNPCTVDRVVVNPQNAILNFIGETQNYSSTPFSNPDLCSPIGQRLSVMDYNWRWTSADPGVATITNNNNYPSCGNSVKEFGEDCDDGNTVSLDGCTGCPPGIGTPCGGAGACLNEGSTHCGNRVIDVGEDCDDGNTRSGDGCNNICQHEGSVAGGGVCGNRSVERGEDCDDGNAVSGDGCSVTCLNEGTVRDTRIDPYQTATAIDLAPEAVAAGVNSSTTEIFAETEGKSDSGDLTLRCGGQDCGAIHLSCMPSHVCEGTTSQTCTSDADCVLGVGRNTCCYFKPKVANCDPTRDGATACESGAVDVCRNAKISVTFDQIMETASITGNILVVGDYGGACPEGTTSLALWTGEETGGFHFVQKIKKWLPVPIARLLIKPISKIEKDLEILSQVKNVINQLSQALFGRPVSAAPPSPWCVWPGTASSTVVSKGSDLVTEASFSPTKAFDGGRRYRVLLLGDNPGSPEIKGIRNSKGVALGGGRLYGEYPEAYSGREIYRWDFETGSSICALSQVVVSPASYVFTRSEETHEFLATARDARGRMLSRLPDVYYWEWQDWLSNDLTVVDLVPEGSCVETGTRCNRNSDCGSGGICQFSERQTATAQNKNGEARILVSAKITTDTVLSPRTVGKVISSGADITVFLCENPWPDRFGVTGEALIDETYNFETYYCQDRGEIGFGDDLPTISDPPVVNNPPAPVGSTDFLLREYFLFVGGSYCTLSKLPCNTESPCAPGGGSCQSSSDAIGIRIYTNKNHLALFDWYLAQGFRPSASGGKTIDQYQAAEDGRTIYVSAANQPRGADGSGSEPDIYTNVYLISYNEGASQDTIDIYNQLVDNWKFNINLANNKVCRNAEGVVARDADGAVISCSADLDCPQTPTQFLCDSPKDKLARDVQRLSDLDKIKEAVERYMAMRGYPPKLEAGSYVRGISTSKWDSWATLGQELGGGLPTDPLNKFQGCLDPYSADTCWNTSGESYVCPGLSHIYQYRYESETGFYNIGSDLEYMIPPETNPSWHWFRAAHPSRIQYEDVCNNTIYSVGGICGDGIINASEECEPSLANTCSNDPTISCRTDADCGGGTCRVNEQVCTASSGANGRQSRTCNLATCRWNDWGTCLATCGNGIIDTGEACDRGPGGGRIPGGGTLPTNQYQCSTVCRMSGGYCGDGILQSAYGERCDDGADNGRYGKKPDGTPYCAAGCVGSAPYCGNTVVDEPQEECDRNQISSRGVCVPVEEYLSPESPILPSYYTVICESNADCGSGEECLLCAPETGTGYPRVRTLNCEIPGDIRQCRWQDEGWSSCTVTGECGDGIVQGGEQCDDGNDINTDACVNCQSSRCGDGFTRAGIEACDSGDAVNGTPCTAPYGSTCNYCSRECTLRTASGPTCGDGTVNGTEQCDSHLPAYPANWICVDTSNPWAKPYDLAAPTCSPASCAITCAAGQACDNRKYGPSGARNPDADNDGIIDACDPNDNSNVDGCMDGETNCATVNLRVTGVDDDIFDVYIDNHKVVQWRVCAWGDEVCRSTFAAVNTLSRGRHHLRIVYVSGTPSGNYNVTYNLDGTVDFGLDSSPVIPAPAPPIESIGGERSIYFTVR; encoded by the coding sequence ATGAAACCACACGAGAGAAAAATTTTAAAAATCCTTTTCACCTTGTTTTTAATCACAAGTGGATTTTTATTTGCTACAACGATTTTTGCCCAGGATTTTGGCGTGAACGAAGTGGGGAATGAAATCGCTTTGCCAACCCAAGATCCTCGAGTTGTCGCAGCGCAGATTATTCGCGTGGCGCTTGGGTTTTTGGGAATTGTGGCTGTGGCCATTGTTTTATACGGCGGTTTTGTTTGGATGACGGCAGCCGGCAATGAAGAAAGAATCAGTAAGGCAAAAAAGATTTTGGTAAACGGCGTGATTGGTTTGATTATTATTATTTTTTCTTTTGGGATTACCCAGTTTGTTTTAAATAGATTAATGGAAGCGACTGGCATAACTCCCGGCGGTGGAGGCGGAGGCGGCGGTGGAGGCGGAGGCGGCGGTGGTTTGCCTTCAGACTCTTTTGTTATTCGCGGTATTCAGCCGAATGGCGCGATTCCAATTCGTAATGTTGTTGTGCGGGTTGTCTTTAATAAAGATGTTGACGCGACAACTTTAACTGGAAATTTAACCGTGAAAAAAACGACTGACGGAAGTTTGGTGGACGGAACGGCGAGTGCTTCCGGCACGGTCGTGGAATTTACTCCGAGCGCTAATTGTCCGGCGCCGAATGAAGATAGAAAGTGTTTTGATGGGGATACGGAATTTACCGTGGAAGCGACAACAGGGCTCAGAAGCGCTGATGGCAGAAATTTGGTTTGCGGCGGGCTCGCGCCAAATTGTATTGCCAATTTTACAACAGGAAATTTAGTTGACGTGACCGGACCGGAAGTGAGAATTACTTATCCTGATCCGGGGCAATCGGTTTCCGCGGACGTAATAGTTTCAATTGAAGCGCACGCCACTGATGATGCGGGAGTTTCTTATTTGGAATATTTTTCAAATGGCGGAACGCTCGGCACAGACGCGCCAAGTGGCCCAACGCCGCGTGATTATTCTTCAATTTTTGACTGGGATACGACCGGCATCGTGGCTGGTTCGCGGCATACTTTAACTGCTAAAGCTTTTGATATTGATTCAAATAATACGACTTCCGGCGGCGTGGATGTTATTGTCCGAGCGGCACATTGTTTTAATGGTAGCCAAGATGGAGACGAAACCGGACTTGATTGCGGCGGAGCTGATTGCGGAACTTGTGATGGAGGATCTTGCACGAGCGGCGCCGACTGCCGAAGCGGCACGTGCATTGGCGGGGTTTGCCGAACATTGCCTACAATTACCGCGGTTTTGCCAAATGACGGCGCAGTGGGAAATTATGTGACAATTTATGGGGAAGGTTTTGGCGATGTCCTCGGACAGGTTTATTTTAATACTGTATTAGCTGGGTCGCCTGCTTGTCCCGCTTCAGCCACATGGCAAAATAATCAGATTATTGTGGTTGTGCCCGCGGGTGCGACTGATGGTCCGATTAAAGTTGTTGTTCCACCGCCAACCGGCGCGACTGCGGCCGACTACACTGACCAAACTGATGATGAACGCGGTCCGGTTTTGCCGAATTTTGATGTGAATGATACAAGCCGGCCGGGAATTTGTTCCATCACGCCAGACAGCGGAGAACCCCGTTTCGAAGTCGTTGTTGCCGGCACACAATTTGGCGGAACACAAGGAACAAGTGAAATTCTTTTTGGCGGTACGCGAGCCGAACGAGTTATTCTTTGGACGGCCACAAGTATTGGCGCGGTTGTCCCTTTAATTGCTCCGGCGACCATTCCGGCTCAGGTCGTGGTTGGCGGACAAAATAGCAATCCAATTAATTTTAGAGTTGTCGCGACGGCCGCCGCTCCGAGAATTTTAAGTTTTTCTCCGACGCACGGACCGGTGGGCGAGTATGTGACGATTTTCGGCGCCAATTTCGGGGACGCGACTGGTCAGGTATTTTTTAAGAACGCTTTGGGCGCGGATATTTTAGCCGCGACTGATTTTCCCGCGGCTTGCGGCGCAGATTGGTGGAAAAATGATCAAATTATTGTAAAGGTACCGGCCGGTGCGGTAACAGATGTTTTGAAAATTACAACCGCGGGAACCGCGGGCGGCCAGTCTGATGATACAAGTGATTTAACCACCTCAGATTTTACGGTTGATATAGGGACGGCCGGGCCGGGCATTTGTAAAATTACTCTAGATAACGGGCCGATTGATTTACCGGTGAGAATTGATGGAGAGAGATTTGGAGCGTCCGCTTTAGTTAATTTTTATCGCGCGACTCCCGCGACGGTTACGCCGATTGATGGCACAGAGATTTCTACGGCCGTGCCAACAGGAGCCCAAACTGGTCCGGTTAATATTACTTCCGGGGGAGCCACGGGTAATAGCGTTAATTTTATAGTTCAAGATTGCCGCGCGGGCGCGGCTTGTCCTTCGGGGGAGCAATGCTGCCGCGATGGCAGTTGCGCCGTGGCTTGCGCGGCTGCCGCTGGTAGAGGATATTATTTCTGGCAATTTTCTACTGGTCAGCTTCCGATTTATCCGCAAGTGGTGGAAAGTTGTAGTAATCCGCCACCGCCACCGCCTTCTCCCTCGCCCTGGATTGGACGAGATGGCGGAGACCGGGTTTGTGTTAACGCCGAGGTTAGAGCTCATTTTACGACAAAAATAAATTCAGCGTCAATAAATAGTGAAAATATTTTAGTAGAAGAGTGCGCTGACCAAACATGTGTAGCCAGAACTATAAAACCCGCGCGAGCGCTTTATCCTCAACATGAGGCCATTTCTTCTGATCGGGATGGTTTTGTTTTTCAACCTGCAACCAGCTGGGCGCGAAATACTTGGTATCAAGTAACTTTAAAAAGTGATGTGGCTGCAGGCACAGGAATAAAAAGTTGTCTCGGCGGCGTCGGATGTCCGGACGGAGGATTTTTCTTGGACGGCGATCGAGACGGTGTGGAAGGCGGGGACTATGTTTGGCAATTTAAAACTCGCGACAGTGACGAAACTTGCGCGATTGGTTTGGTGGGAGTTTTGCCTTATGAAATGACATTGACGAGTGTTGACGCGACGCAAGATTATAATGGCCTTTGTTACGCCGCCGGTGATGTTTGTCTAACTATTGACTGTAGTCCGTATGATTGGCGCTGGACTTCATCAGATATTATAAGGGCAGTAGTTGCAATCAGTGCGACTCCGCGTACCATTGCTACAGCTCGGGCAGAAACAGAAGTTGGCTCGCCGGTTCGGATTACTGGCGAGATTCCGAGTGAAATAAAGTCTGGCTCGGGAAATTTGACCATAGATTTTACTGATCCAAAGGTAAAAGATAGTTGGCCGAATTGCAGCGACGCTTGTATTAACGCGGAAATCGGCGCGGAATTTAATACAAATATGAATCGGGCGAGCGTGGAGAGCGCGGCGAATGTTCATCTTTATATTTGGAAATGTGGTAATGGTGTGCTTGAGCCAGGCGAAGATTGTGATGACGGGAATGCGGTTTCTGGTGATGGTTGCAGTGAGACTTGTTTAAATGAAGGATCAAACGCGCGTTATGGATCATATTGCGGTAATGACCGCCGGGAGACAGGAGAAGATTGCGATGGCGTGCCGTTTCCGGAGCGTTGTAATCGCGTAACCTGTTTAAATGAGGGAAATCTCGGACCAAATTGTGGCAATGGAATTATTGAAGAGGGTGAGGATTGTGATGGTTCGCCATTTCCCGCAGGTTGTAACACAATAACTTGTTTAAATGAAGGGACACGGCCGTTGACAGAAGTTCTTCCTTTGGGTCTTTCTTATAATGATACGACAAAGAAATTAATAATTGCTCCACCCGCAGGCACACTATTTTTACCCAATACTTTTTATCGCGCGGTAATTTCCGATGATGTAACATCAGCAAGCGGTGTTCATTTGACTGATTTAAATTATCCGGTCGGGAGTCCAAATTCATACTCTTGGTCTTTCAAGACTAAAGATGATACCAATCCTTGCACTGTGGATCGTGTCGTGGTTAATCCGCAAAATGCAATTTTAAATTTTATCGGCGAAACACAAAATTATTCTTCCACGCCTTTTAGTAATCCAGATCTTTGCAGTCCGATCGGTCAGCGTCTTTCTGTTATGGACTACAATTGGAGATGGACTTCGGCCGATCCGGGAGTAGCGACGATTACAAATAACAATAATTATCCGTCTTGCGGAAATAGTGTAAAAGAATTTGGCGAAGATTGTGATGACGGCAACACAGTTTCTCTCGACGGGTGCACTGGCTGTCCGCCAGGAATTGGTACGCCCTGCGGCGGAGCGGGAGCTTGTTTAAATGAAGGATCAACTCATTGTGGCAATAGAGTTATTGACGTGGGCGAGGACTGCGACGACGGAAATACTCGTTCGGGCGACGGATGTAATAATATCTGTCAGCACGAAGGATCTGTAGCCGGCGGGGGAGTTTGCGGAAATCGTTCAGTAGAACGCGGCGAAGATTGTGATGACGGGAACGCGGTTTCTGGTGATGGTTGCAGCGTAACTTGTTTAAACGAGGGAACAGTTAGAGATACGAGAATTGATCCATACCAAACGGCAACAGCAATTGATCTTGCGCCAGAAGCTGTGGCTGCCGGAGTAAATTCCAGCACTACGGAAATTTTTGCTGAGACCGAAGGAAAATCTGATAGCGGTGATTTAACTTTGCGCTGCGGCGGACAAGATTGTGGAGCGATTCATTTGTCATGTATGCCATCTCATGTGTGCGAGGGGACGACTTCGCAAACCTGCACAAGTGATGCTGATTGTGTGCTAGGAGTGGGTCGGAATACTTGCTGCTATTTTAAACCGAAAGTAGCAAACTGCGATCCTACTCGGGATGGCGCAACTGCTTGTGAATCCGGAGCGGTTGATGTCTGCCGCAATGCTAAAATTTCCGTGACTTTTGATCAAATAATGGAAACGGCAAGCATAACAGGGAATATTTTAGTGGTTGGCGATTACGGCGGCGCGTGCCCTGAGGGGACAACTTCTCTGGCTTTGTGGACCGGAGAAGAAACGGGTGGTTTCCACTTTGTTCAAAAAATAAAAAAATGGCTGCCAGTGCCGATCGCGAGATTATTAATCAAGCCGATTTCCAAAATAGAAAAAGATTTAGAAATTTTGAGTCAAGTTAAAAATGTAATTAACCAGTTAAGCCAAGCATTGTTTGGCCGGCCAGTGAGCGCCGCTCCGCCCTCTCCATGGTGTGTCTGGCCAGGAACGGCGTCATCTACAGTTGTAAGTAAGGGCAGTGATTTGGTGACCGAAGCAAGCTTTAGCCCGACTAAAGCTTTTGACGGCGGACGCAGGTATAGAGTTTTACTTTTAGGTGATAATCCCGGATCGCCGGAAATTAAAGGAATTAGAAATTCAAAAGGTGTGGCTTTGGGAGGCGGAAGGTTGTATGGTGAATATCCAGAAGCTTATAGTGGCAGGGAAATTTATCGGTGGGATTTTGAAACTGGAAGCAGTATTTGTGCTTTGAGCCAAGTAGTAGTTTCTCCCGCTTCTTATGTCTTTACGCGAAGCGAAGAAACTCATGAATTTCTTGCCACGGCCCGTGACGCGCGAGGGAGAATGCTTTCTCGCCTTCCGGATGTTTATTACTGGGAATGGCAGGATTGGTTGTCCAACGATTTAACTGTAGTTGACTTGGTTCCCGAGGGATCTTGCGTTGAAACAGGAACTAGATGTAATAGAAATAGTGATTGTGGTTCAGGGGGTATTTGCCAATTTAGCGAGCGCCAGACAGCGACAGCGCAAAATAAAAATGGCGAAGCAAGAATTTTGGTTTCGGCAAAAATTACGACGGATACAGTTTTGTCGCCGCGCACCGTGGGGAAAGTTATAAGCAGCGGAGCCGACATAACAGTTTTCCTTTGTGAAAATCCGTGGCCAGACAGGTTTGGTGTGACCGGGGAAGCATTGATTGATGAAACATATAACTTTGAAACATATTATTGTCAGGATAGGGGAGAAATTGGTTTTGGCGACGATTTGCCGACAATTAGCGATCCGCCGGTTGTAAATAATCCGCCCGCGCCTGTCGGCTCGACAGATTTTTTGCTCAGGGAATATTTCTTGTTTGTCGGCGGAAGTTACTGCACTCTTTCCAAACTTCCTTGCAACACGGAAAGTCCTTGCGCCCCAGGGGGCGGCTCATGTCAAAGCTCGTCTGACGCGATTGGCATTAGAATTTACACAAACAAAAATCACCTGGCTTTGTTTGATTGGTATTTAGCTCAGGGATTCAGGCCATCAGCTTCGGGCGGAAAAACAATTGACCAATATCAAGCGGCGGAAGACGGCCGGACGATTTATGTTTCAGCGGCCAATCAACCGAGAGGTGCGGACGGTTCTGGTTCCGAACCGGATATTTATACAAATGTTTATTTAATTTCATATAATGAAGGCGCGAGCCAAGACACGATTGATATTTATAATCAGTTAGTGGATAATTGGAAATTTAATATTAATTTGGCGAACAACAAAGTGTGCCGTAACGCCGAGGGAGTCGTGGCGCGAGATGCGGATGGCGCGGTAATTTCTTGTTCAGCGGATTTAGATTGTCCACAAACTCCGACACAATTTTTATGTGATTCGCCAAAAGATAAACTGGCGCGCGATGTCCAGCGTTTATCTGATTTGGATAAAATTAAAGAGGCAGTGGAAAGATATATGGCCATGCGAGGCTATCCGCCAAAATTGGAAGCGGGTTCGTATGTCCGCGGGATTTCCACTAGCAAATGGGACTCTTGGGCAACCCTTGGCCAGGAGCTCGGCGGCGGCTTGCCGACTGACCCATTAAATAAATTTCAAGGTTGTCTGGATCCTTACAGCGCCGATACTTGCTGGAATACAAGTGGAGAGTCTTACGTTTGCCCAGGCTTATCGCATATTTATCAATATCGTTATGAGTCAGAAACGGGATTTTATAATATTGGTAGTGATTTAGAATACATGATTCCTCCGGAAACAAATCCAAGCTGGCATTGGTTCCGGGCAGCGCATCCGTCAAGAATCCAATATGAAGACGTTTGCAATAACACAATTTACAGCGTGGGCGGAATTTGCGGCGACGGAATAATTAACGCCAGCGAAGAATGCGAACCAAGTTTGGCAAATACGTGCTCTAATGATCCGACAATTTCTTGCCGGACTGACGCGGATTGTGGCGGCGGAACATGCCGCGTTAACGAACAAGTTTGTACCGCCTCGAGCGGCGCAAACGGCCGCCAAAGCCGTACTTGTAATTTAGCTACTTGCCGCTGGAATGATTGGGGGACATGTCTTGCCACTTGTGGTAATGGAATTATTGATACTGGCGAAGCCTGCGACCGCGGACCGGGAGGGGGAAGAATTCCGGGTGGCGGGACATTGCCGACAAATCAATATCAGTGCTCCACGGTTTGCCGAATGAGCGGCGGTTATTGTGGTGATGGAATTTTGCAAAGTGCTTACGGTGAACGGTGCGACGATGGAGCGGATAATGGCCGATATGGAAAAAAACCTGACGGCACGCCGTATTGCGCCGCGGGTTGTGTTGGCTCGGCGCCATATTGTGGGAATACAGTGGTGGATGAACCGCAAGAGGAGTGTGATAGAAATCAAATTTCCTCAAGAGGTGTTTGTGTTCCGGTTGAGGAATATTTAAGTCCAGAAAGTCCAATCCTTCCTAGCTATTATACTGTAATTTGTGAAAGTAACGCGGATTGCGGGTCAGGTGAGGAATGTCTGTTATGTGCCCCAGAGACAGGAACGGGTTATCCAAGGGTCAGAACTTTAAATTGTGAAATACCTGGTGATATAAGACAATGCCGTTGGCAAGACGAAGGCTGGAGCTCTTGCACCGTGACAGGGGAATGTGGTGACGGAATTGTGCAGGGTGGCGAACAATGTGACGATGGTAATGACATAAATACTGATGCTTGCGTTAATTGTCAAAGTTCCCGTTGCGGCGACGGGTTTACAAGAGCCGGAATAGAGGCGTGCGATTCCGGAGATGCGGTCAATGGCACGCCGTGCACGGCGCCATATGGTTCAACTTGCAATTATTGCAGCCGCGAATGCACCTTGCGAACTGCAAGCGGTCCGACTTGCGGCGATGGTACAGTTAATGGAACAGAGCAGTGCGATAGCCATTTACCGGCCTATCCCGCGAATTGGATCTGCGTTGATACTTCAAATCCTTGGGCAAAACCATATGATTTAGCCGCGCCGACTTGTAGTCCGGCATCTTGTGCTATCACTTGCGCCGCTGGCCAAGCTTGCGACAATAGAAAATATGGGCCTAGCGGTGCGAGAAATCCGGATGCTGATAATGACGGAATAATTGACGCTTGCGATCCAAATGATAATAGTAATGTTGATGGTTGTATGGACGGCGAGACAAATTGTGCGACAGTAAATTTACGCGTCACTGGCGTCGACGATGATATTTTCGACGTTTACATTGATAATCATAAAGTTGTCCAGTGGAGAGTTTGTGCGTGGGGTGATGAAGTTTGTCGATCAACGTTTGCAGCAGTAAACACCTTATCAAGAGGCCGGCATCATCTCAGAATTGTTTATGTGAGTGGAACGCCGAGTGGTAATTATAATGTTACTTATAATTTAGACGGTACGGTTGACTTTGGACTTGATTCCTCACCAGTTATTCCGGCACCAGCGCCGCCAATCGAAAGTATTGGCGGAGAACGCAGTATTTACTTTACCGTAAGATAA
- a CDS encoding Ig-like domain-containing protein, producing the protein MQVKKALKILACLAVLAVSLLFVQIALAQNFGLNEVGNQINLVEGDPRVIAAKIVRVALGFLGIIAVGIVLYGGFVWMTSAGNEEKIATAKKILTNGIIGLVIILMAFGITQFVLNTLIGALTGGGGPGGGPTGPPAVGRYSGALGNSIIESHYPPRGGTGIARNTKVIITFKEPMALDTIIEGYEINDPANPGDDTLGGVLITSATILPIKSENIRIYQSLQGEYGTPPTPGAPQPENFLQPNQARVGFTTDLKNFTFDPAELLGSPSENIWYTVALKPGLKKADGGDAFTGAFGDGYAWDFEVSTFVDVTPPKVESVIPGDGTENARNILVQVNFDEAMDPTTVAGKTSEGFDKIEVLADGVPVPGPVAGTWAIGNQYKTIEFTTDFRCGTNSCGGDVFCLPSDADIAVTVKAARLGTTPPEAEMPYTGTTDVVGNSLDGNGNGTAEGPTADNYPWDFSTNNTIDLIPPRIEAVKPGPPNVPAEVGDVPLDAPVEMQFSKQMSVTSFSSENIILDDNEQEKCAIWFTLGGEGTDALGTPTPRGGTPEKHKAIIYHGNFIESTVAPAPAPTCDGEDVLERLVRYFPRATHRIKDIYQNCFYEPIGPAGGTSCTDPTGAGCTWPIE; encoded by the coding sequence ATGCAAGTTAAAAAAGCGTTAAAGATTTTAGCTTGTTTAGCCGTCCTCGCGGTCAGTCTTTTATTTGTCCAAATAGCTTTAGCTCAAAATTTTGGTTTGAATGAAGTGGGTAATCAGATTAATTTAGTAGAAGGCGATCCTCGAGTTATCGCCGCTAAAATCGTAAGAGTGGCGCTCGGTTTTTTGGGAATCATCGCGGTGGGCATTGTTCTTTACGGCGGATTTGTATGGATGACCTCGGCCGGGAATGAAGAAAAAATTGCCACGGCCAAAAAGATTTTGACGAACGGAATAATTGGTTTAGTTATTATCTTAATGGCTTTTGGCATTACGCAATTTGTTTTAAATACTTTAATAGGTGCGCTTACGGGCGGAGGTGGTCCCGGAGGAGGGCCGACTGGTCCGCCGGCAGTGGGCCGTTACAGCGGAGCGCTCGGCAACAGCATTATTGAAAGTCATTATCCGCCGCGCGGCGGCACGGGCATCGCGAGAAATACGAAAGTAATTATTACTTTTAAAGAACCGATGGCATTGGATACGATTATTGAAGGTTATGAAATTAACGATCCAGCCAATCCTGGTGATGACACGCTCGGGGGAGTACTTATTACGTCAGCTACGATTTTACCGATAAAAAGTGAAAATATCAGAATTTATCAATCACTTCAAGGTGAATACGGTACGCCGCCGACGCCGGGCGCGCCACAACCAGAGAATTTTTTGCAGCCAAATCAGGCAAGAGTCGGTTTTACCACTGATTTGAAAAATTTCACTTTTGATCCCGCGGAACTTTTAGGAAGTCCGTCGGAAAATATTTGGTATACGGTAGCATTGAAACCTGGATTGAAAAAGGCCGACGGAGGCGATGCGTTCACCGGCGCGTTTGGCGATGGATACGCCTGGGATTTTGAAGTAAGCACTTTTGTTGATGTTACGCCGCCAAAAGTGGAAAGCGTGATTCCGGGAGATGGGACAGAAAATGCCAGAAATATTTTAGTACAAGTAAATTTTGATGAAGCCATGGATCCAACGACCGTGGCCGGAAAAACTTCAGAAGGATTTGATAAAATTGAAGTTTTGGCCGACGGAGTGCCAGTTCCCGGGCCGGTTGCCGGTACTTGGGCAATTGGCAATCAATATAAAACAATAGAATTTACAACGGATTTTCGGTGCGGAACAAATTCTTGCGGCGGCGATGTTTTCTGTTTGCCCTCTGATGCGGATATTGCCGTGACCGTAAAAGCCGCGCGGCTTGGCACAACTCCGCCGGAAGCGGAAATGCCCTACACCGGCACGACCGATGTCGTCGGCAATTCTTTGGATGGCAATGGAAACGGCACGGCCGAAGGACCGACCGCTGATAATTATCCTTGGGATTTTTCTACCAATAATACAATTGATTTAATTCCGCCGCGGATTGAAGCGGTAAAACCCGGTCCGCCCAATGTGCCGGCGGAGGTAGGCGATGTCCCGCTCGATGCGCCTGTTGAAATGCAGTTTAGCAAACAAATGAGTGTGACAAGTTTTTCTTCGGAGAATATTATTTTGGACGACAACGAGCAAGAAAAATGCGCGATTTGGTTTACTTTGGGGGGAGAGGGGACAGACGCTCTTGGCACGCCCACACCGCGTGGAGGAACGCCGGAAAAACACAAAGCCATAATTTACCATGGAAATTTTATTGAAAGTACCGTGGCGCCCGCTCCGGCGCCGACTTGCGATGGGGAAGATGTTCTTGAGCGGCTTGTAAGATATTTTCCGCGGGCAACGCATAGAATAAAAGATATTTATCAAAATTGTTTTTATGAGCCAATTGGCCCGGCCGGGGGAACAAGTTGTACTGACCCAACTGGCGCGGGTTGCACGTGGCCAATAGAATAA
- a CDS encoding GatB/YqeY domain-containing protein codes for MILKEQIEKDFVGARKEKNEAVVSTLGLLRAAILNAEIAGGRKEFGDDEVIKVINSEVKKHKDSIADYEKGGRAELASKEKSEMEILAKYLPAELPEDELRKIVEEKIKELGASGPGDFGKVMGAVMKAAGGRASGDAVSKMVKEFLEKK; via the coding sequence ATGATTTTGAAAGAACAAATCGAAAAAGATTTTGTTGGTGCCCGAAAAGAAAAGAATGAAGCCGTGGTTTCCACCCTCGGCCTGCTTCGGGCCGCGATTTTGAACGCGGAAATTGCCGGCGGAAGAAAAGAATTTGGAGATGATGAAGTAATAAAGGTCATAAATTCCGAAGTCAAAAAACACAAAGACTCGATCGCTGATTACGAAAAAGGCGGGCGGGCTGAGCTAGCGTCAAAAGAAAAATCAGAAATGGAAATTTTGGCAAAATATTTGCCGGCAGAACTTCCGGAAGATGAGCTCAGAAAAATCGTTGAAGAAAAAATTAAAGAGCTCGGCGCTTCTGGCCCGGGAGATTTTGGAAAAGTAATGGGCGCGGTGATGAAGGCGGCCGGCGGAAGAGCAAGCGGAGACGCGGTAAGTAAAATGGTGAAAGAATTTTTAGAGAAAAAGTAA